The Candida dubliniensis CD36 chromosome 2, complete sequence genome contains a region encoding:
- the MP65 gene encoding cell surface mannoprotein, putative, whose translation MLFKSFVTFTVLANALAAPLAHQHHQHKEEKRAVHVVTQTNVVVVTIGNGEQTTTFSAPTVAADSSVSVSVNTQPPQNHPTTTQDAVSASTAPASTDGSAASPSSTESGSEPSSGVGSGGAKGITYSPYSDNGGCKSSSQIASEVAQLSGFDIIRLYGVDCDQVSAVLKAKSSSQKIFAGIFDVANIESGIKTLADAVKSNGGWDDVYTVSIGNELVNAGSATPSQIKSYVEQGKKALQAAGYNGPVVSVDTFIAVINNPELCDCSDYMAVNAHAFFDGHVAAEDSGAWVLQQIQRVWTACGGKKNVLITETGWPSKGDSNGVAVPSKSNQQAAVSSIKSTCGDSALLFTAFNDFWKADGPYNAEKYWGIYSN comes from the coding sequence ATGTTATTCAAGTCTTTCGTTACTTTTACAGTTTTAGCCAACGCTTTGGCCGCCCCATTGGctcatcaacatcatcaacataaagaagaaaaaagagCTGTTCATGTTGTTACTCAAAccaatgttgttgttgtcacTATTGGTAATGGTGAACAAACTACCACTTTTTCTGCTCCAACTGTAGCTGCTGATTCAAGTGTTAGTGTTTCTGTCAACACTCAACCTCCTCAAAACCATCCAACTACTACTCAAGATGCTGTTAGTGCTTCTACTGCTCCTGCTTCCACTGATGGTTCTGCCGCTTCTCCTTCTTCTACTGAATCTGGCTCTGAACCTTCAAGTGGTGTTGGATCTGGTGGTGCTAAAGGTATTACTTATTCTCCATACTCTGACAATGGTGGAtgtaaatcatcatctcAAATTGCCAGTGAAGTTGCTCAATTATCTggatttgatattattcGTTTATATGGGGTTGATTGTGATCAAGTTTCTGCTGTTTTAAAAGCTAAATCTTCATctcaaaaaatttttgcTGGTATTTTTGATGTTGCCAACATTGAATCTGGTATTAAAACTTTAGCTGATGCCGTTAAATCTAATGGTGGTTGGGATGATGTTTACACCGTTTCTATTGGTAATGAATTGGTTAATGCTGGTTCTGCTACTCCAagtcaaatcaaatcttaTGTTGAACAAGGTAAAAAAGCTTTACAAGCTGCTGGTTATAATGGTCCAGTTGTTTCTGTTGATACTTTTATTGCTGTTATTAATAACCCAGAATTATGTGATTGCTCTGATTACATGGCTGTTAACGCTCATGCTTTCTTTGATGGTCACGTTGCTGCTGAAGATTCCGGTGCTTGGGTTttacaacaaattcaaagaGTTTGGACCGCTTGTGGTGGTAAAAAGAATGTTTTAATTACTGAAACTGGTTGGCCATCTAAAGGTGACTCTAATGGTGTCGCTGTTCCATCCAAGAGTAACCAACAAGCTGCCGTCAGTTCTATCAAATCCACTTGTGGAGACTCTGCATTATTGTTCACTGCCTTCAATGATTTCTGGAAGGCTGATGGTCCATACAATGCTGAAAAATACTGGGGTATTTACTCCAACTAA
- a CDS encoding pantetheine-phosphate adenylyltransferase (PPAT), putative has product MLNPVIFIKDPIKYDYSQFIISLLPKFINCNRIDLVILSQINESNQLNDILYFYYQLIRNHKDDENDGFMFDYRFEINILFNLSQKKLNQLSLNNWNHGYSINELSLSLSIPITQISNIEIPPIIQSSSNIDNDNGAVTRRYYQQFKTTAVGGTFDHLHDGHKILLSMANFLTSTKLIIGITDENLLINKKFKSQLQNYQNRQNLVIKFINLLIEPEKFFEIYKINDICGPTGYINDIDNLIISQETKSGGEFVNKFRKDHGFKLLDITIIKVIGGGGGGDDNGNNVDEKNSWKGKLSSTDIREREYNRLLNQKS; this is encoded by the coding sequence ATGTTAAATCCAgtaatatttattaaagatCCTATCAAATATGATTATtcacaatttattatttctttacttcccaaatttattaattgtaaTCGTATTGATTTAGTTATACTTTCTCAAATCaatgaatcaaatcaattgaatgatatcttatatttttattatcaattaattcgTAACCATAaggatgatgaaaatgatggGTTTATGTTTGATTAtcgatttgaaattaatatattatttaatttatcacaaaagaaattgaatcaattatcTTTAAATAATTGGAATCATGGATATAgtattaatgaattatctTTGTCATTGTCAATACCAATTACTCAAATATCAAACATTGAAATCCCTCCAATAATCCAATCAAGTTCAAATATCGACAATGATAATGGTGCAGTGACTAGGAgatattatcaacaatttaaaaCTACAGCTGTTGGAGGAACATTTGATCATTTACATGATGGTcataaaattttattatcaatggcaaattttttaacttcaacaaaattaattattggtATAACTgatgaaaatttattaattaataaaaaatttaaatctcaattacaaaattatcaaaatagACAAAATTTAGttataaaatttataaatttattaattgaacctgagaaattttttgaaatttataaaattaatgatatttgTGGTCCAACTGGTTAtataaatgatattgataatttaataatatctcAAGAAACTAAATCTGGTGGAGAAtttgttaataaatttcGTAAAGATCATggatttaaattattagatatCACAATAATTAAAGTCAtaggtggtggtggtggaggagatgataatggtaataatgttgatgaaaaaaattcatgGAAAGGGAAATTAAGTTCAACTGATATTAGAGAACGAGAATATAATCgattattgaatcaaaaatcttga
- the RAP1 gene encoding DNA-binding protein RAP1 homologue, putative (In S. cerevisiae: binds telomere sequences and plays a role in telomeric position effect (silencing) and telomere structure): MSYSYSSFEDDGQYQTDLSEVASRNADEQAAGHQQQQLQYYRRVQIEEATRQRQQRKQQRKQSQSQSQSQSQQSIPIPNRPNRSPPKPIFIDKDGKSMYFYIPEDEPNRNKYRDLIITHGGVLVEKYFPSIIPLSNNEELIGFIKLTFIDDCIAQNQLLPVIDYGTYGNPEDAPFDASSIIDEFHSDLTNGISSSFGPIEGTSTSSMVGPPPPPPNRRTVSAFPNAQINHNYNSRRGSTGHRFTIEQDEFILEQVRRKPRFRQSQKFYRKLAELEPLRGHTGNSIRSRFRKHLESRLNYIYKTNDMDELIYDEAGNLIKIGLDQMPGTLKNKFIPQDDYILCCYALKYMETTNTDSSALPYSFYDSMYRKCPKHTLHSWRDRFRKFIRDKTDLVEYKEYYENCEKVGMTPRCLTRIAP, encoded by the coding sequence ATGAGTTATTCTTATTCATcttttgaagatgatggACAATATCAAACGGATTTGTCGGAAGTTGCTTCAAGAAATGCTGATGAACAAGCCGCAGggcatcaacaacaacaattacaatattATCGTCGAGTACAAATAGAAGAAGCAACAAGACAACGACAACAAcgaaaacaacaacgaaAACAACTGCAACTGCAACTGCAACTGCAACTGCAACAATCTATACCCATACCAAATCGACCAAACCGGTCACCTCCTAAAccaatatttattgataaagatGGTAAATCAAtgtatttttatattcCTGAAGATGAACCTAATCGAAATAAATATCgagatttaataataactcATGGAGGTGTATtagttgaaaaatatttcccCTCAATTATCCCATTAagtaataatgaagaattgattggatttatcaaattaacatttattgatgattgtATTgctcaaaatcaattacttCCAGTAATTGATTATGGAACTTATGGGAATCCTGAAGATGCCCCATTTGAtgcatcatcaataattgatgaatttcaTAGTGATTTGACTAATGGTATATCATCACTGTTTGGACCAATAGAAGGAACAAGTACAAGCTCTATGGTTGgtcctcctcctcctcctcctaATCGTCGTACTGTAAGTGCATTTCCTAATGCTCAAATCAatcataattataataGTAGACGTGGATCAACGGGTCATAGATTTACTATAGAACAAGATGAATTTATTCTTGAACAAGTTCGAAGGAAACCTCGATTTAGACAATCACAAAAATTTTATCGTAAATTAGCTGAATTAGAACCTTTAAGAGGACATACAGGGAATTCAATTCGATCAAGATTTAGAAAACATTTGGAATCAAgattaaattatatttataaaactAATGATATGgatgaattaatttatgATGAAGCAGggaatttaattaaaattggaCTTGATCAAATGCCAGGAACtcttaaaaataaattcatcCCACAAGATGATTATAttctttgttgttatgCATTAAAATATATGGAGACAACAAATACTGATTCTTCAGCTTTACCTTATTCATTTTATGATAGTATGTATAGAAAATGTCCTAAACATACTTTACATTCTTGGAGAGATAGATTTCGGAAATTTATTCGTGATAAAACTGATCTTGTTGAATATAAAGAATATTATGAGAATTGTGAAAAAGTAGGTATGACTCCTAGATGTTTAACAAGAATTGCTCCATAA
- a CDS encoding deubiquitinating enzyme, putative (Similar to S. cerevisiae UBP15), with amino-acid sequence MITNNNNNSVASSINVEELPDSKKQLKEDVIDPPDVTTEEPQPIEIDVETNQIINENGFENHGIVSPEVIDMTGDDDDNHNHHHNINNITIEDDEEDEEDDEDEEDDDDIQIIDAEPNRNTVAPQKFIRNFPLANDFNALATKLMKPIQDYPTKDETYYVWEIKDWMQILKEEKVRSPRFKCGGFEWNILLFPRGNSQNNSISIYMEPHPPTDENGKPLDENWYVCAQFGLDIWNPAHPDAHLPNQSHHRFSKNETDWGFSSLIELRQLGQVNNPRNQSSMYAILENNKLNITGFVRVIDDSSTGVLWHSFLDYDSKVNAGYVGLNNQGATCYLNSLLQSYFTTKLFRKLVYEIPTDSKSAGVPLSLQRIFYLLTNSNDPVGTLELTKSFGWDSSDAFTQHDVQELNRILMDRLETAMKGSKIEGALNDIFVGKMKSYIKCVNVPYESSRVEDFWDIQLNVKGFQNLEQSFQNYIEIEMLEGENKYQAGEEHGYQDAKKGVVFESFPPVLHLQLKRFEYDFMVDDLVKIDDFYEFPDQIDLKPYLDEDLSEDVKNQNWNYKLHGVLVHQGSISNGHYYAMIKPNANDNTWLRFDDDKVWKVTKTQVFKENFGAIDLTQEQLQQMTRPEQQEHMVRRVTSAYMLVYYRESELDKILPVDDKTINSAIPEHIPKQIEFEIEEREKLEKARQEALYYTTAKLITSSTFNANLGFDLALDPTNNKFYDESLSGTECDPISLKVRKDSTFTHLVEEVGKTIKCADNKLFRLAAICHRNNHTNRLDAPVNEEFQNSTINNVYSKLFNRKYDEMVFYVEELNKDIKNVVQLVKNEDNSYIEPENFTFEQVFSKIDSVGTNVHPDIEFKNTEEYSNYVTIFIKYFDPVSQEIRGLSHITVAKEDKIDSIVDPIRELLGFEKNIGLELYEELSQSKVEKIDCNLTFEKHELSSGDIITVQVDNPGEINKNGKYKDLKDYYKFLLTRLHVNVRPFKAEIDEEDSDFIAHDDEEEEEEEEGGGDGNGNGNGNGNNIEKDNQATNEEIQLAKNLSKSFDFWISTNYSYQELARDIALRLNCDPLYLRIFILNAQGQRFPLKTSHHLSQLFPKTVSVNQIVEFEYEILNIPLKDYENLKAVKIHWLTTLLQYQVLEVLVPKRGTVADVVTKVLHKVNVSEKDLPHLFVWSGHNHKYYDLHRFDAALSTIPDDLDLFCGIFPAEVEVLCDHDMYKRFTDKEIDEEIMEESVHEEYLESIKWSKNLNLLPSFHFHKSNNYHHGIPFIFIIFPNELLSETKERLRKKLGLGKQAFDKTRLALADNNNRIRYLEDDTLVLFDEVANKRYSLALDNVDRNPKRQTLFEKGISIK; translated from the coding sequence ATgataacaaataataacaataattctGTGgcttcatcaataaatgtTGAGGAATTACCTGATTCcaagaaacaattgaaagaagaCGTGATTGATCCACCAGATGTTACCACTGAGGAACCACAACCAATAGAAATAGATGTggaaacaaatcaaattataaatgaaaatggatTTGAAAACCATGGTATAGTCAGTCCCGAAGTAATTGATATGACcggtgatgatgatgacaaCCATAACCATCACcacaatatcaacaacatcaccattgaagatgatgaagaagatgaggaagatgatgaagatgaggAGGACGATGATGACATACAAATAATTGATGCCGAACCTAATAGAAATACTGTTGCTCCGCAAAAGTTCATTCGTAACTTCCCACTAgctaatgattttaatgcCCTTGCAACCAAACTAATGAAACCAATTCAAGATTATCCAACAAAAGATGAAACATATTATGTTTGGGAAATAAAGGACTGGATGCAAATTTTaaaggaagaaaaagtCAGATCACCAAGATTTAAATGTGGTGGATTTGAATGGaacattttattatttcctCGTGGTAACTCACAAAACAATAGtatatcaatatatatGGAACCTCATCCACCAACTGATGAAAATGGCAAACCATTAGACGAAAATTGGTATGTTTGTGCTCAATTTGGATTGGATATTTGGAATCCAGCACATCCGGATGCTCATTTACCAAATCAAAGTCACCATAGATTTAGTAAAAATGAAACTGATTGGGGGTTTAGCTCATTGATAGAATTGAGACAGTTAGGACAAGTCAATAATCCAAGAAATCAATCATCAATGTATGCCAttttagaaaataataaattaaatattacCGGGTTTGTTCGAGTTATAGATGACTCTTCAACCGGAGTATTATGGCATTCATTTTTAGATTACGATTCCAAGGTCAATGCTGGATATGTTGGTTTAAACAATCAAGGGGCTACATGttatttgaattcattattaCAAAGTTATTTCACCACCAAATTGTTTAGAAAATTGGTGTATGAAATCCCCACCGATCTGAAATCTGCTGGTGTACCTTTATCATTGCAAAGAATTTTCTATTTGTTGACCAATTCAAATGATCCAGTGGGGACATTAGAATTGACAAAATCTTTTGGTTGGGATTCTTCAGATGCATTCACACAACACGATGTACAGGAATTGAATCGTATTTTAATGGATAGATTGGAAACTGCCATGAAAGGATCGAAAATCGAAGGAGcattaaatgatatattTGTTGGGAAAATGAAATCATACATTAAATGTGTAAATGTTCCATATGAATCATCCCGGGTGGAAGATTTTTGGGacattcaattgaatgtGAAAGGGTTTCAAAATCTCGAACAATCATTCCAAAATTATATCGAGATTGAAATGTTAGAAGGTGAAAACAAATACCAAGCAGGTGAAGAACACGGATATCAAGACGCCAAGAAGGGAGTGGTATTTGAATCATTCCCACCAGTATTGCATTTACAATTGAAACGTTTTGAGTATGACTTTATGGTTGATGATTTAGTTAagattgatgatttttatGAATTCCCcgatcaaattgatttgaaaccaTACCttgatgaagatttatCAGAAGACgtaaaaaaccaaaattggaattataAATTGCATGGTGTGTTGGTGCATCAAGGTAGTATTTCTAATGGACATTACTATGCTATGATCAAACCAAATGCCAATGACAATACTTGGTTAAGATTCgatgatgataaagttTGGAAAGTTACTAAAACTCAAGTTTTCAAGGAAAATTTTGGTGCTATCGATTTGACTCAAgaacaattacaacaaatGACTAGACctgaacaacaagaacataTGGTTCGAAGAGTAACGTCAGCATATATGTTGGTTTATTATCGTGAATCTGAACTAGACAAGATATTACCAGTAGATGATAAGACTATCAATTCAGCTATTCCAGAACATATCCctaaacaaattgaatttgaaattgaggAACgtgaaaaattggaaaaggCAAGACAAGAAGCTTTGTATTATACAACTGCGAAATTGATAACTTCTTCCACATTCAATGCAAATCTTGGATTTGATCTTGCATTAGATCCAACAAATAACAAGTTTTATGATGAGTCTTTGAGTGGAACTGAATGTGATCCAATATCTTTGAAAGTAAGAAAAGATAGCACCTTCACACACTTGGTTGAAGAAGTGGgtaaaacaattaaatgtGCTGATAACAAGTTGTTTAGATTAGCTGCTATTTGTCATAGAAATAACCACACCAATAGGTTGGATGCCCCTGTTAATGAAGAATTCCAAAATTCAACGATAAATAATGTTTATctgaaattatttaatcGGAAATATGATGAAATGGTGTTTTAcgttgaagaattgaataaagaCATTAAGAATGTTGTTCAATTGGttaaaaatgaagataatTCATATATTGAACCCGAGAATTTTACATTTGAACAAGTATTTAGTAAAATTGATTCTGTTGGCACTAATGTTCATCCAgatattgaattcaaaaatacTGAAGAATATTCTAATTATGTTactatatttataaaatattttgatccTGTATCACAAGAGATTAGAGGGTTATCACATATTACTGTGGCAAAGGaagataaaattgattcaatagtGGATCCAATACGTGAATTACttggatttgaaaaaaatattggaTTAGAACTTTATGAAGAATTATCTCAATctaaagttgaaaaaattgattgtaatttaacttttgaaaaacatGAATTGAGTAGTGGAGATATTATTACTGTTCAAGTTGATAATCCAGGagaaatcaacaaaaatgggaaatataaagatttgaaagattATTACAAGTTTTTGTTGACTAGATTGCATGTTAATGTTAGACCATTCAAGgcagaaattgatgaagaggATTCTGATTTTATAGCtcatgatgatgaagaagaagaagaagaagaagaaggaggaggagatggaaatggaaatggaaacggcaatggtaataatattgaGAAAGACAATCAAGCAactaatgaagaaattcaattggCGAAAAATTTGAGTAaaagttttgatttttggaTTTCTACAAATTATAGTTATCAAGAATTAGCTAGAGATATTGCCTTAAGATTAAATTGTGATCCTTTATATTTaagaatatttatattaaatgCTCAAGGACAACGATTCCCATTAAAGACCAGTCATCATTTATCACAATTATTCCCGAAAACGGTATCAgttaatcaaattgttgaGTTTGAATATGAGATACTTAATATTCCATTAAAAGATTATGAAAATTTAAAGGCAGTTAAAATCCATTGGTTAACAACATTATTACAATATCAAGTATTAGAAGTATTAGTACCTAAACGTGGTACTGTAGCTGATGTTGTTACTAAAGTTTTACACAAGGTCAATGTATCTGAAAAAGATTTACCacatttatttgtttggtCAGGACATAATCACAAGTATTATGATTTACATAGATTTGATGCGGCATTAAGTACTATACCTGATGatcttgatttattttgtgGTATTTTCCCAGCTGAAGTTGAAGTTTTATGTGATCATGATATGTATAAAAGATTTActgataaagaaattgatgaagaaataatGGAAGAATCAGTTCATGAAGAATATTTAGAAAGTATTAAATGGAgtaaaaatttaaatcttttaccttcatttcatttccataaaagtaataattatcatcatgggattccatttatttttataattttccctaatgaattattaagtGAAACCAAGGAAAGATTAAGGAAAAAATTAGGATTAGGGAAACAAGCATTTGATAAAACTAGACTTGCATTAgctgataataataatagaatcAGATATTTGGAAGATGATACTTTAGTGTTGTTTGATGAAGTTGCCAATAAACGGTATAGTTTGGCTCTTGATAATGTTGATAGAAATCCTAAACGTCAaacattatttgaaaaagggatatcaatcaaatag